A single region of the Cereibacter sphaeroides 2.4.1 genome encodes:
- a CDS encoding prepilin peptidase has protein sequence MADLIATPAPAAAVFLPLVLPIALWVAWSDMKFMKIPNKAVLALAAVFLVAGPFVLPLDDWLWRWLHLLVVLAVGFLMNMGRLIGAGDAKFAAAMALFVALEDLRLALALFAASLLGAFASHRGLGLLGPFRRATADWESWRRRDFPMGLALAGMLILYLLAALFGR, from the coding sequence GTGGCGGACCTGATCGCCACTCCTGCCCCGGCGGCCGCGGTCTTCCTGCCCCTCGTGCTGCCCATCGCGCTCTGGGTGGCCTGGAGCGACATGAAATTCATGAAGATCCCGAACAAGGCGGTGCTGGCGCTGGCGGCGGTCTTCCTCGTCGCGGGCCCGTTTGTCCTGCCGCTCGACGACTGGCTCTGGCGCTGGCTGCATCTTCTGGTCGTGCTGGCGGTGGGGTTCCTGATGAACATGGGCCGGTTGATCGGCGCAGGCGACGCCAAGTTCGCCGCCGCCATGGCCCTCTTCGTGGCGCTGGAGGACCTGAGGCTGGCCCTCGCGCTCTTCGCGGCCTCCCTCCTCGGCGCCTTCGCCAGTCACCGGGGCCTTGGGCTTCTCGGGCCCTTCCGCCGGGCCACCGCCGACTGGGAGAGCTGGCGCCGCCGCGACTTTCCTATGGGGCTGGCGCTGGCCGGGATGCTGATCCTTTACCTTCTCGCGGCACTCTTCGGCCGCTGA
- a CDS encoding tetratricopeptide repeat protein, translating into MRHPVLTALCLVGTALLSGCGGGRDAEVDRALKSLSAADESNLNEIMLTVGAPDEAVAYFRGAVEKAPDRIDLKRSLAKSLVRAQRPAEAATVWSQVVNSHEGTNADRVAFADTLIRSNDWSRAEAELSRIPPTYETFERYRLEAMVADSKKQWTKADSFYETATGMTTQPAGVLNNWGFSKLSRGDAAAAERLFYEALTYDPTSFTAKNNLVLARGAQRKYDLPVIQMTQTERAQLIYTLALAAIKKGDVTVGKGLLQSAIDTHPQYFEAAVRSLEALDAG; encoded by the coding sequence ATGCGCCACCCCGTCCTGACCGCGCTGTGCCTTGTCGGCACGGCCCTCCTGAGCGGCTGCGGCGGCGGCCGCGATGCCGAAGTCGACCGCGCGCTGAAGAGCCTCAGCGCCGCCGACGAAAGCAACCTGAACGAGATCATGCTGACGGTGGGCGCCCCCGACGAGGCGGTGGCCTATTTCCGCGGCGCCGTCGAGAAGGCGCCCGACCGGATCGACCTCAAGCGCAGCCTTGCCAAGTCGCTCGTGCGCGCCCAGCGCCCCGCCGAGGCGGCAACGGTCTGGAGCCAGGTGGTCAACAGCCACGAGGGCACCAACGCGGACCGTGTGGCCTTTGCCGACACGCTGATCCGCTCGAACGACTGGAGCCGCGCCGAGGCGGAGTTGTCCCGCATCCCGCCGACCTACGAGACCTTCGAGCGTTACCGGCTCGAGGCGATGGTGGCCGACAGCAAAAAGCAGTGGACGAAGGCCGACAGTTTCTACGAGACGGCGACCGGCATGACGACCCAGCCCGCGGGCGTCCTGAACAACTGGGGCTTCTCGAAGCTCTCGCGCGGCGATGCGGCGGCGGCGGAGCGGCTCTTCTACGAGGCGCTGACCTACGACCCGACCTCCTTCACGGCCAAGAACAACCTCGTTCTGGCCCGGGGCGCGCAGCGCAAATACGACCTGCCGGTGATCCAGATGACGCAGACCGAGCGGGCGCAGCTGATCTACACGCTAGCGCTCGCTGCGATCAAGAAAGGCGACGTGACGGTGGGCAAGGGCCTGCTTCAGTCGGCCATCGACACGCATCCGCAATATTTCGAGGCCGCCGTGCGCAGTCTCGAGGCGCTCGACGCGGGCTGA
- a CDS encoding tetratricopeptide repeat protein, whose translation MTRGLVFLLLCATLAACGGPDALSRQASERNAPFGVDPGRNGIDGLLVGHRLLAAGESELALRAYLRAASEQGMTADVLSALGSANLRLGRLNQAEQLLRRAIELDPTFVPAVNNLGVVLMERGRAPEARLVFQQAFALDSGATDSIRENLRRAIAKSEASLYVEPEERHAFSLVRRGQGQYVLLSQL comes from the coding sequence GTGACCCGGGGCCTTGTCTTCCTCCTCCTCTGCGCGACGCTTGCCGCCTGCGGCGGACCGGATGCGCTGTCGCGGCAGGCCTCGGAACGCAACGCGCCCTTCGGGGTCGATCCCGGCCGGAACGGGATCGACGGGCTGCTGGTGGGGCACAGGCTCTTGGCCGCGGGAGAGAGCGAGCTCGCGCTGCGGGCCTATCTCCGCGCCGCGTCCGAGCAGGGCATGACGGCCGACGTGCTCTCGGCGCTCGGTTCCGCCAACCTGCGGCTCGGGCGGCTGAACCAGGCCGAACAGCTGCTGCGCCGCGCCATCGAGCTCGACCCCACCTTCGTGCCGGCTGTCAACAATCTGGGCGTCGTCCTGATGGAGCGCGGCCGTGCCCCCGAGGCGCGGCTCGTCTTCCAGCAGGCCTTCGCGCTCGACAGTGGCGCCACCGACTCCATCCGGGAAAATCTGCGCCGCGCCATCGCGAAGAGCGAGGCGTCGCTGTATGTCGAGCCGGAGGAACGACACGCCTTCTCCCTCGTCCGGCGCGGGCAGGGCCAGTATGTGCTGCTGTCGCAGCTCTGA
- a CDS encoding type II secretion system F family protein gives MELLSLLETYLTDRLGPLGPLIAVGSLGILLIALTLPVMLKKRVEPFDRIRAQRTAAVAAPVQKGQALRRASGSEKLDRFANLLEPKTAEEMSASRLKMMRAGYRSKGAVRAFHAAQFALGVGFLAAGLLYAMVASAAAPLTMQQMVLYTILPGAIGYYLPVYWIKRRAQERYDQIVSGFPDALDMMLVCVEAGQSLDQSILRVARESAAGYPALAEEFEIVAHEVKAGKERVAVLKDMSERVGIPDVSSFVTTLIQSATFGTSIAEALRVYSSEMRDKRVMRAEEKANTLPTKLTLGTMLLTVPPLMLILIGPSVYGIATQLGGQ, from the coding sequence CCCTCATCGCCGTGGGGTCGCTCGGGATCCTGCTCATCGCGCTCACCCTGCCCGTGATGCTGAAAAAGCGGGTGGAGCCGTTCGACCGGATCCGCGCCCAGCGCACGGCGGCGGTGGCGGCGCCGGTTCAGAAGGGACAGGCGCTGCGCCGCGCGTCGGGCAGCGAGAAGCTCGACCGGTTCGCCAATCTCCTGGAGCCCAAGACTGCCGAAGAGATGTCGGCCTCGCGTCTCAAGATGATGCGCGCCGGCTACCGCTCGAAGGGCGCCGTGCGCGCGTTCCACGCGGCCCAGTTCGCGCTGGGGGTGGGGTTTCTGGCAGCCGGTCTCCTCTATGCGATGGTCGCCTCGGCCGCGGCACCGCTCACCATGCAGCAGATGGTGCTCTACACGATCCTGCCCGGGGCCATCGGCTACTACCTCCCAGTCTACTGGATCAAGCGCCGCGCGCAGGAGCGGTACGACCAGATCGTGTCGGGCTTTCCCGATGCGCTCGACATGATGCTGGTCTGCGTCGAGGCGGGCCAGTCGCTCGATCAGTCGATCCTGCGCGTGGCCCGAGAATCCGCGGCGGGCTATCCGGCGCTTGCCGAAGAGTTCGAGATCGTGGCCCACGAGGTCAAGGCCGGGAAGGAGCGCGTGGCCGTGCTGAAGGACATGTCCGAGCGCGTGGGCATTCCCGACGTTTCCTCCTTCGTGACGACCCTCATCCAGTCGGCCACGTTCGGCACCTCGATCGCCGAGGCGCTCCGCGTCTACTCCTCCGAAATGCGCGACAAACGTGTGATGCGGGCAGAGGAGAAGGCAAACACCTTGCCCACGAAGCTGACGCTCGGCACAATGCTTCTGACCGTGCCGCCGTTGATGCTGATCCTGATCGGCCCCTCGGTCTATGGCATCGCCACTCAGCTGGGCGGACAGTGA